caGGTATttggatacatatatatttttcacttgTCTTGCCTACTGTGCAATCCCACAGGCTTGTTCCTGATCAGCTGCATTCCAATAAGTAAATTTATCATTGCACATGTATTTTGtgaaatacacaaaataagtACTAAGTATATGAGAAGATATTTAATTATGATTTCCATCAATCTCTGGTTTTATTCCCAAATGGAAATAATTTCCTGGGGCTCAAATATAAATCCTAAAAGATgtttccttgggatgcctgggtggctcagtgtttgagcacccgccttaggcccagggcgtgatcctggagtcccaggattgagtcccacctcagggtccCTACATtgagcctgcttttctttctgcctatgtctctgcctctctctctgtgtgcctcccatgagtaaataaataaaatcttaaaaaaaaaaaaaaaaagtttccttaaatATACCTTTATTAAGCAggaaatatttaatgtttcttcAAACCTTCTCATAGCTCTACACATACCTTTCATGGTGTCCATCATGATTTTGTGCCATAAGCTAAAAAGAGAAGTATTTTCCAGTCTAATATGTGTTAACTGCTGCTAGTGCACTTTTGAACAGTAGGCATAATACCCTGAATAAATTGCCAACACAAGTGACTTCATGTCTATTCCTGTTTTACTAAAGGACAATCTGTACTATGTGCTCTCATTTCAAATACACCAGGGGGACACATCACCCTTTGTTGTAAAATACTCATATGAAAAATGAACCACCAAAAATTCCAAGGCTAGCTAATTTTCATATACCATGCCTGTTGAATAGTCCTATTAATTACGGGGATTTCTTGCTAGAGTATTAGAAGGTCAGTGTACTatatttcagttgtttttaaTACTTAACCTTTGAACAATGCAGGAGTTAGAGGTGCTGAGCCCCCCCAACAATAGTtcaaatccacatataacttctgactccccaacaactactaatagcctactgttgaccagaagccttaccaataagtAGATTAACACAGATCTTGTgtgctatatgtattatatactatattcttaaaataaagggaaaagatgCTGAGAAAATATAAAGTACTGTGCTGTACtatatttatctttcaaaaaaaccTTCATATAAGTGAGTCTGTGCTGTTCAAACCAGTGTTGTCAAAGGATCAACTATATATGTGATTAACCATGACTGCCCAAATACAGTCAACAAAGAGATGTTCAACTATGATACTTAACTCTGCTTCATTTCAAGCTAACAATCATGTTGACAATCTCACTTTGTTCTAATTTCAAGCAGCACAACTTAGAACATGCACGACTGCAAGTTCCTACATCACAAGtaaggtaaaaataatttttcttctcactttttttttcttctcattcttaaagaaacatttattttgctaccaaaaatattttcagcttaaAAATGTAGTATCTATAAAGCCTTACAAGCTTtctacactttttatttttaaaaatgtgaattttctaaTGCCTAAGAGGATGATCAAAATTTTTATCTGTTAATTATCAGAGCTAGATCTCAGAGGaagttttttttatatgttttggtCAAATAAGCCAGGGCCACATGTCCATGTTAAGCAACTTTCTCATGGTAATTGAAACCCAATTCCAATTACTAAATCATTGCACATAAGAACTGTCCatgggaagggagacagaacataaagactcctaactctgggaagtgaattgggggtggtggaaggggaggagggcggcgggtggggatgaatgggcgacgggcactgaggggggcacttgacgggatgagcactgggtgttattctgtatgttggtaaattgaacaccattaaaaaataaatttattattaaaaaaaagaactgtccaTGGGGTACTCTGCATTGTAATCAGTTTCTTCATCAATTTATAGCATTGTATAGAAAACACAAAGATATATAATTTGTACCAGATGTTTCTAGATTGCTACCATTTCTAATAATCAACAAATATGCCACTGCTAAATAGGAGTTCCAAGGCTTCTCTCTATTGTTATTACACCAACATATCAAACACTAGACACTCTGGGTTCCAATCCAGTGGCTTAACTATATTTGTGTAAAAGGAAGAACAATGACAACTTTCCTACATagtgattattaaaatatttttgtagaagTAGGTCGTCTTCAAGGGGAGATGTGAATGATCAGGATGCAATCCAGGAGAAATTTTACCCACCTCGTTTCATTCAAGTGCCAGAGAACATGTCAATTGAAGAAGGAAGATTCTGCAGAATGGATTTCAAAGTAAGAGCTCAAAAACACTGGAGGAAAATTACCAAGACACTACGTTTTGGAAAACGTCCTCTTGCTCTTCATATCTTGCTACACacctggggcacatgggtggctcagtcagttaagtgttcaactctgaatttcggctcaggttttgatctcaggactgtgagattgagccccgcgtcagactctgggctgggcatggagcctgtatAAGAGTCTTTCTCCCAGTCTGCCCCTGCCCGCCCCGACCCCCCCccgcaaaataaataaataacttactgTACACCTTAACAAATAACACGTACAGTGGGTAAGAACAAAAATTCTGGAGCCAAGCTTACCTGGGTTTTAATCCTGGCTCTGGCACTATCCAGCTGTGTAACCTCAGATAGGGCAATTAACCTCTCTGTTTTCTGTGTCCTCTGTAAGATGGGAGTAACAAACGTACCTCCTCATAAAATTATGAGGCTTAACTGAGTAAACAGGCATAAAGTACTCCATAAGTGAAGCTACCAaaacaatagaatttttttttttaaaaacaatagaatttCTAAAGCAAAATGCCTCTTTAATTCTTCTCCATTAAGAAATTCAAGCTAACCTACTCAGTTGGCCTAGAAGAGTTCTTTAAGCTAGAAGGGATCTTTAGAAAGACCTCCATTTTTTACTATACTCATTTTGGAAtccttttcttataaaatatttttctggattcCTTATGAATCAAAGTATATGGATTTAATTATTAAGGgttaaagaaaaacacttaacaaACTGGCATTTAAAAACCAGAATTATAGCTCAAGAACACTCTGTTTTGGTAAAGTCATTCATTAGATCAGCAAGCGTCACATGTATGTCCCCGTGGGACTTCATTTGCAGTCACCATTAGTGAAAAATGCCATAGCACTTCCTATTTCTTGTGGAGACCTACATAACATAAATTGATATTCTAAATATAGTAACTGAGAGATCTTAAGGAGCCTGAGGTTACATACAAAAGGGTTAGATCTGGTTTGAGGTAGTCTGAAAATACTAAGTTAATTTAGAGTTTTAATTTCCactgttttgttaaaaaaaaaaaatcgttgaAACCAAATACCTTTTTAAGCTCTTGCTTTGCATTTTGCATCACAAACCCACTCATATACTAGAATGGTTAAAATCTGTAAAAGGACAAATAGGTTCCAGTgatgatataatttaaaatactgtcatcttctgttttcctttccagGTAAGCGGATTGCCAGCTCCTGATGTGTCATGGTATCTGAATGGAAGACCAGTTCAATCAGATGATTTTCACAAAATGATAGTGTCTGAAAAGGGTTTTCATTCACTCATCTTTGAAGTGGTCAGAGCTTCAGATGCAGGTGCTTATGCATGTGTTGCCAAGAATAGAGCAGGAGAAGCCACCTTTACCGTGCAGCTGGATGTCCTGGGTAAGCTTCAAAGAGATCTACAAGAGCTCCTTAAAATCtagcagtatttttaaaagcaagtgttaaaaaagaaaagcccaggtgACTTCATATTTAAGGTTAATGTCTACACAACCCAGCAGAATACCAATTTTTATCTAAAAGCCACAGAGTAGTGGTGGTAGAAGAGAAGGGAGCATTTTTGAGGGAAACTCAGTGAAACTTCAATGACAGAGCTACAACCAAagtttttcaggaaaagaaataaagaaatggtgCAATTTCAGACAAAATAAGgcatacagttgacccttgaacatcaGTTTGAACAGCACATGTCCACTTACATGCAAATTTTTAACAACACAGTACTGAATATGTTATTTTCACTtactcatgattttttaaatattttctctggttCATTTTAGGAATccagtatataatacatttaacatacaaaatatgttaattgactgtttatattATCATTAAAGCTTCCAGTCAAGCGTacgctattagtagttaagtttttggggagtcaaaagttaatgcagattttcaactgcatagGGTGGGGGGTGCTCCAACGCCCtagcattgttcaagggtcaactatacaagcatttttaaatttaactaaaGGATCTAAAGTCTATTAGTCTAATCATTTCTCTGACATATAGTCCAAAATAATCTGATTCCTATTTTTACAGAATTGTCATGAACACACATAATTTAAAACTGAGGAATTAACGTTAACTTTTAGCCTTAGATTATGTTTTCTTTACTATGAAACTAGTCTCTAATTATAACAAAAACATGCGTACTTGCTTTAGAAAACAGGTATGGCTAAACTCATGCCTCGGATTTCTTTTCAGTAAggcagtttcttagaaaacttatgcagttactttaaaatattacagcttaagtactttaaatatatatttcatttgtaaTGGTTTAAGCCCTAGTATATTGCAGAAGAGATATTTTGCTACAATTCACTGATGATTATATAAAATCTTGATCAAGTTGAAGGATGGACAACTTCCTTGAGTTTGCATTCTACTCGGAACAACGAAAAATCTTTAAGATTATTCTATGATACAATTAATAAAGGGCCTCAGCCTAACGGAAAAACTAGTGATCTGGGAatcaaaaaaaatccaattcaGGTGATTAACTTTGGGCAAATCCTTTTTGTGCCAAGAGCTCCAGAAATACTATAATGTTAGAGCTGAAAGAGGCTTTGGCAGGCATCTGTCCAATTTCATTTCTCCTTCAGAAAAGCTAGGGTTACAGTAGTATAGTATCAATTCCTCTTTTCCCTCAGGTAATTAAAGAAATGATGTAACAATTACAGACATTCGTATACtattttacagtttacaaaatgCTTCTTCATTCGTCATCCCAGCTGATCCTCACAGTAGTTTTGAAAGGTAGTGGTAGGCAGAGCAGTCATTATTACCTATATGTATTTTAGAGTGCATTATCTATTTAACTATTTTACAATAGATAAAAATGAGCTTCAGAGAAACTGAACAAATTTTTCCCAATTTGGCATAGCTGGTGGAGCAAATGGAGAATTTGAACCTAAGCTGTCTAGTCTTGCCACCACTGATGATGTTTCCTTATAGAAGAGACATAAATGAGAATATAACTTAAATTCTTTGAATGAAACATGATTATAAATTCAATACATTACATTACTGTTTTAGAACTCTAATTGGTATATTACCAAATAGTATTACTGTATGTTGTTTTAACTAATGCTAAAACATAAAGCTTCCAATcttcttgaattagtgttttttaaactttttatgtcAACATACAAATTTCATAACACCTTGGTTtgacttatatttttataatatttccaatacttgaattttttattaatatgtagCAAAAGAACATAGAAGAGCACCAATGTTTATCTacaaaccacaaagcaaaaaagtTTTTGAGGGAGACTCAGTGAAGCTAGAATGCCAAATCTCAGCTGTACCTCCACCAAAgcttttctggaaaagaaataatgaaatggtaCAATTCAACACTGATCGAATAAGGTAGGATAAGTATTTTTAGATGTTCCTCTAGTTTATTTGGGTGAATGCAGTTGCACTTGAAATGCATTATAAATGGCATGCATTTGTAATCTGTCTAGTTCTTAAACCATGTGTAGAAATACAATAAACCTCATTAACCCTGATTCtactaataaaaaatttaaggcaTAAAGCTAGGATTTACCTTTTTACTATCAATAAAGAAAGATGGCTCAAGGAAATTATGacacaaacaaaattaaagggGGGATTAAACTCCATAAAACCAATACCTATTTGGCATTGACTAGGTGCAGTCTCAGAATTTCCAAATGCTTCGTTTTCTAACAATCAGACCCCCTGGGTCAGAGGCATCATAAATAAACATTCACAGGAAACTTAATtcctatacttcaattttttattattgtttcttttcagtTTATATCATGATAACTCTGGAAGAGTTACTTTACTGATAAAAGACGTAAACAAGAAAGATGCTGGGTGGTATACTGTGTCTGCAGTTAATGAAGCTGGAGTGACCACATGTAACACAAGATTAGATGTTACAGGTATGTCATGCTATAAACCCAAGCATTATAAAGGACTAATCAGAAACATTTAGTTAGAAACACAAATcccagcaaaatataaaaatgtatagtataaaatatgacattttcCCCATAatcagttctgatttttttttcttttcctgtctgaTACTGAATACCTAGTGCAACCCATTTGTTTAGAACAGGTTTTCTGAATTAACCTCTATTTGATCTATTTCAGTCCGTCAAAACCAAACTCTTCCGGCCCCTAAGCAGTTACGTGTTCGACCaactttcagtaaatatttcGCACTTAACGGTAGAGGTCTGGATGTGAAACAAGCTTTTAACCCTGAAGGAGAATTTCAGCGTCTGGCAGCTCAATCTGGACTCTATGAAAGTGAAGAACTTTAATGAGGTTACCAACACTGGAAAACACAATAACTACATTATTAGTAATAtattcaattaaattaaatttttaaaataaataaatccatggcAGTATTAACAGATTATGGCTTTAATTAGGTAATATAactaatatacatttatatttatccttTGACTCTTGCACATTCTATCTTCTTCTCTGGTTTGCGAAGCCTCTGGAAAATCTGGGCATATGAGTTTGTAATTGTAGAATCCATCTCAAAATGTGAGATTTTAACATTTAAGTCATACACATCAACTTTTTAAGCACATCTAATGCTTGTAATAAGGTTTACCGGTACTGCTTTCTAAATACCGTTTTACCTGTTTTCTCTTATAGGAATACTAACAAGGCATTGATTATCTGAGTGTTCCATAGTTCAATgtcaaaagagaataaaatttcaaatatttcaaagacTGTCTTCTCTTCACAAAAGtctagatatttaaaatgtaactttCTGGTCTTTACATACTATACAACACTTAGCAAAACCTAAGAACAACAAGGTCCCAAAAAGCAACAATATCATGTTCTAGAACTGTGTCTCAATGAAGCTCACTTACAGCTCAGTCAATTCCTGACATTAGGCTAGACTTTTCTATGGTTTTCACTTCAAAAGCAAGCAACCACAATAACTTAAATTCCGACAGATCTCTCCTGaaattgtgattttgttttaacCAAAAAAGTCCCTAAGCCTTCAAGATCTTGGAGCCTACTGAGCTCAACGGCTCAGTAAGAAGTTTATAGAGCCACCTGCCGAATTTTTGTATCTTAAGTAAATTTTGAtgccagtggggggaggggggggttctTCCTACATTTCAAGTGCAGATAACCTATAACATTGGAAGGCATAATTTTGTGAGCATCTGAGAATCTAAGTACAGGAAGGGAAAATCCTTTTATTACACAATTCTTAAGCTAGGACATTAGCCCTTTCTTCTTAGGCCTCCTGTCCACTCGCCATGGCCTTTTGCTAGGCCTCTATTTCTTTTATCATTGGTAGTCTTTGACCCTCACGGCTGTGTGGCCTCGTTTTGCTTTTTATCTACACATGAAATAGCATTTATCAACATCACTCAACATCTCTTTCAGAGAAATCACAAAagcgccttttttttttttttttttttttttttttacttccccaACAGCTTGATGGTTTTTCTTTGCTGGCCAGCCCTAGGGCCTTTCTACtgaattccatttcattttccctttttccgACATGAGAGTCTCTCCTGTCTCATATCCTGGTGGGGTTTTGGATGCCTTCATttacagccattttttttttttttggtttacaaACGTTCCCCATCTTTGCAAAGCTTCTGGGCCAGGTAGGAGTCTGGGCTCCCAAGGTCTCCTGTTTGGCCTCACTCATCCAAGACCTAATCACTTCAgagctggaaattttttttttttctttaatttatcgCCTTCTTTAGCCACACTGGGTGGCAAGCGGGGTGGAAGCTATTTCCAGCAGCAGCTCTCGGTTAACGAGAACCGGCGTGGGCTCTGGCGTCCAGCACACCTGCCCCGACCACCTGTGCACTTCGGTAAGtcactgactctctctctctctctctctctctctctctctctctctctctcggcgcCTCAGCGTCTCCAGACCTAAAATGACGATAAAACACCTACCTTTCAGGAAGGGGGGATGTGAAGACTAAACAAGCCAATAAATGTAAAAGGTGTTCAAGACACAGTAGCCCGCTAGAATTAATTACTACGATTTTTACGACCAACCCCAGGCCCAAAGCCAGATTCGCCCGAGAAGCCGAGTCTCCCTCCGCCAGAGACAAACGCCGCAACTCCCAGCCCCGCCTCGGCCGCGGGCTTTCCAGAGCATCCTCGGTGCGCACGCGCGCTGGCCACTTGTAGCGCGGCTTGCGCCGGGGCAGGAGCGTGAGGGGGCGCGCAGGCGCAGGAGCCAGGGGGCGCGCGTCGCAAAGTTACGCGCAGGCGCGGCCAGCCGGGCAGGCCGAACGGGCGTCGTTGTCCAGGTCCGCCATGGCGGAGGCGTCGAGGTGGCACCGAGGCGGTGAGGGGTGACCCTAAGGCGTGGTGGGGCTGGGCCGACTTGCAATTGCAAGGAGCGTGGAAGGAGCGGCGGAGCCCCGTGTGTGCTCACGGGAAAGCTAGGATTCCCAGCGCGTTTAGCCCGCACAGCCTTCCCGTGAGGAGGGGTGGACACCGGTCCcttttcacagatgggaaaactgacgCTTGGAGGCGATATGGCGCCGGGGCTCGAGTTGGAGGCTCCGGGCTGCACACAGGCCGTCGCTAGGCCCTCCTGCGATGCCCTTTCCTGATCTGGGGAGTCTTCCCTTATAAGACCCAGGCGGGGTCCTTCCTCCTCCAGCAGGATCCAGCCCTTCCCGAGCAGCAGTGTAGACGGTAGAGAAAACGACTAGGGACAAatgggtggggttttttttgttgttttttgtttttgtttttgtattttgcttttttcactttcaGACAGGGCTTCTGAGGAAACGTAATACATAAAATTCATTAGTGTTGAGTCGTAAAGTGACCGCCCGCTCACCCTCTGTGAGAAATGTTAGTAATTATTCCTCCTAAGTAAAAGTgacagtaaaaaatataaataaccagAAGCCCTTGGAGCTCTCCTTAACAGAGTGTTATCAGCTAAAAGTGGCCGTGTTTTCCCATCATCGTAATTTGTATACATTATAAACTGCGTAATAATGTAAGGAACCAGTTTGTTTTGTGTCTCGCAGGGACTCCGAAACCTAAGCTGCATTACAGAAAGGAAGTAGAAATTAGAACCACACTTCAGGAGTTGGCactctactttatttttttaataaacctaTGTATATGTAAGTATGCAGATGTAGATGAAGACACTGTTTGAACTAAGACGTTATGTGgaggtgaaaaataaaacacgCACTTTATGAACCATAGGCTCTCAGACTAAGACCTGTGCAATAAAATAGCGACCACATTTTAGACTTACCTCTAGTTCATGTAGATGGTactgtttccatttcttaaagGGCAAAGCTTTGCTGAGGTCACAGATGTAATGAAAACCTTTCATAGACGACACTGAACTGTTCCTTTCAGTTTTCAGTTCTATCCTGAATATAATTGTACCCTTGACTTGGCAGTGTTGACACGATTTCTGCTAGAGCCATGTGAATACATTTGCTCAGTTTCATAGGTCATTCTACACACGAGACCAAAGAAGTTAGTCCTGGTgtctgctttgttctttctctggcCTATTGCACAGTTAGTAGTAAAATATGCTGGTGTTGAGTCGCAGAAGGTATGTATGGATCAATGCAAATCTTTAAGGAGACTGGGAAAACATCTCAATCTGCATTTCTCCTTTCTGTGGGTCAAGAGCATTGACTGACTCAGTAGTAAAGAGCATCTCCTCATTAGAGCACCCAGCAAATAGTAGGTATAAGCTCATTGGCCAGACTTCTCTCACGTTGATATGGCCTGCATACTGGCAATTACGTTATCAGCTAACTAGTTGGAGTAGGAGTGAGTTTGAGTAAGATCTTGATTAAAAAGACAATTCTAGATCTTATAAATTAAGACAACTTAGACTGGTTTTTAAATGCTTCTTACAGAACATTAagggaatggaaaaatataaaaatcaaaatctcactattcagaaacatttaaaaaaatctttataattagGAAGAACTGAAAGCAACTTAAATCTATCAACAGaggatttgtaaaaaaaaaaaaaaaaaaaaaaaaagacaggatttaacattttggtatttacaatgaaataatatggAACATTATAAAGTATGGCATAGGCTTATATGCTATAGAATAATGTTGAAGATAGATATTGGTAAAAACTAAAAGgcttctagcaaaaaaaaaaaaaaagacctaaataggTCTAAATATGACTAAATAGTCATACTGAAGAAAGAccctggggatccctaggtggcgcagcggtttggcatctgcctttggcccagggcgcgatcctggagacctgggatcgaatcccatgtcaggctcccggtgcatggagcctgcttctccctctccctgtgtctctgcctctctctctctctctctctctgtgactatcataaattaaaaaaaaaaaaaagaaagaccctgCTATAAAACCTACCCACCTACCCTTGAAATAGAACAAATactagttaatttttaaaattattatcataTGCCAAAACATGGTTTTAAATGTTCCATATGCATTACCTCACTTCTCAAAACTATGAGGGAGGAGATGTCATCCTTATGTTAGGATTCAATTCAATCTGTTTGAATTTAGAGTCCATAGCTTTATTCACTACATTACATTGTCTactcaaaatagagaaaaagcttGGAGAATAGTATGCATAATGTGATctcatttctgtaaaaataaatttattttctttataaatgtgtAGGCATATGGGAATATCTGAAGAATACATGCTAAACCTAAGTCTAGCAACTTCTTCCTGTTTTgtatatttctgtttccttttttaattacttttataattagtcaaaaaatttgaattttcGAAACAAAATGGggaacaaaatttaatttttaatcctgataaacagtttttaaaaataaatttttaaacaaaaattcttttctttagtGACTTTTGGGATGGTAAACCCACATATGTATTACTTAAACAAAGTtatgtcatctttatttttggACACTTCTGTGCCTGGTGATGAAAGAACCAACTTTAAATCTATACGCAGCATAACTGATTTTTGGAAGGTAAGGTATCATGTGACTGAGAATGAAGTAGCTTTTGGTATTGCATAAACTAACTCTTGGCACACATAATAGGCACTGGAGacatttgttgaaggaatgaataaaaatgaatatcgTTCCTTTAAACTTTTAGAATCAGCCAATCAGTGTATATTGAGAACGTATGCTCTCATTGTAACAGAgttcttagaattttaaaaattatcccttTTTTAACATTATCattgcataatttaaaaaattatcctttttaacattattattatttggaaaataattattatttggaaaatagtAAACTTGCTTATGTGAGGTTAGGATATGTGTCACGCTGTAATTGTATATAgtgaaaattattcttaaaaaatccTTAagtgtggggcagccccagtgtctcagcagtttagcgccgccttcagcccagggcctaatcctggagacctgggatcgagtcccatgtcaggctccctgcatagagcctgtttctccctctgcctgtgtctct
This sequence is a window from Canis aureus isolate CA01 chromosome 10, VMU_Caureus_v.1.0, whole genome shotgun sequence. Protein-coding genes within it:
- the MYOT gene encoding myotilin isoform X1, coding for MFNYERPKHFIQSQNPCGSRLQPPGPETSSYSSQTKQSSIIIQPRQCSEQRYCASSTVSSHVTMSSSAFPASPQQHAGSNPGQRVTATYNQSPASFLSSILPSQPDYSSSKIPSNVDSNYQQPSFGQTVNAKPSQSTNAKPIPRTPDHEIQGSKEALIQDLERKLKCKDSLLHNGNQRLTYEEKMARRLLGPQNAAAVFQAQNDSEAQDSPQQHNLEHARLQVPTSQVRSRSSSRGDVNDQDAIQEKFYPPRFIQVPENMSIEEGRFCRMDFKVSGLPAPDVSWYLNGRPVQSDDFHKMIVSEKGFHSLIFEVVRASDAGAYACVAKNRAGEATFTVQLDVLAKEHRRAPMFIYKPQSKKVFEGDSVKLECQISAVPPPKLFWKRNNEMVQFNTDRISLYHDNSGRVTLLIKDVNKKDAGWYTVSAVNEAGVTTCNTRLDVTVRQNQTLPAPKQLRVRPTFSKYFALNGRGLDVKQAFNPEGEFQRLAAQSGLYESEEL
- the MYOT gene encoding myotilin isoform X2, whose product is MFNYERPKHFIQSQNPCGSRLQPPGPETSSYSSQTKQSSIIIQPRQCSEQRYCASSTVSSHVTMSSSAFPASPQQHAGSNPGQRVTATYNQSPASFLSSILPSQPDYSSSKIPSNVDSNYQQPSFGQTVNAKPSQSTNAKPIPRTPDHEIQGSKEALIQDLERKLKCKDSLLHNGNQRLTYEEKMARRLLGPQNAAAVFQAQNDSEAQDSPQHNLEHARLQVPTSQVRSRSSSRGDVNDQDAIQEKFYPPRFIQVPENMSIEEGRFCRMDFKVSGLPAPDVSWYLNGRPVQSDDFHKMIVSEKGFHSLIFEVVRASDAGAYACVAKNRAGEATFTVQLDVLAKEHRRAPMFIYKPQSKKVFEGDSVKLECQISAVPPPKLFWKRNNEMVQFNTDRISLYHDNSGRVTLLIKDVNKKDAGWYTVSAVNEAGVTTCNTRLDVTVRQNQTLPAPKQLRVRPTFSKYFALNGRGLDVKQAFNPEGEFQRLAAQSGLYESEEL